One window of Alosa sapidissima isolate fAloSap1 chromosome 21, fAloSap1.pri, whole genome shotgun sequence genomic DNA carries:
- the LOC121695860 gene encoding E3 ubiquitin-protein ligase RNF139-like isoform X1, producing MASTNVRIGQQALAVLDVALRVPCIFIIDAIFNSYHDPGTGWAGTAGRVLIRVFGILVSSVVLVLSQKALFKFYTLFFAVMLGAVAVMINYYATSHIDFYSAYYKAALGFRLLPRNGPTLWLGMAVVQLLFGLGYVVLLNVQSTFAALVFLDIMIPLWGLIIELPVDVRQLVAVASGFVLALNTAACLLLKLKWFYYSCRYVYLLLRHMYRIYGVQLLLEDTWKRIRFPDVLRVFWLTRMTAQAVILVYVVKVVRHESGQQATLTWDVCWDLFSNLIISGCDSTLTVLGMSAVISSMAHYLGLSILAFIGSTEEEDKRLGFVAPVLFFILALQTGLSGLDPEERLVRLSRNMCLLLTAILHFIHGMTDPVLMSLSASHVLSVRRHLPVLLVSLALFVLPVALSYALWHHYALNTWLFAVTAFCVELCLKVVVSLTVYTLFMVDGYHNVLWERLDDYVYYVRSTGNVIEFIFGVIMFGNGAYTMMFESGSKIRACMMCLHAYFNIYLQARNGWKTFINRRTAVKKINSLPEVKGSQLDDIEDVCAICYQEFATSARITPCHHYFHALCLRKWLYIQDTCPMCHQKVYIEDEARDRAAFSNNNGYADPGGDPDEFAAPGRAEGAAAAAGGADPDNELLEDNDSIEYDEDEWGTLNGGTPIEEDYINDDTDSNGLVEVYGVSAYTKWVERL from the exons ATGGCGTCAACTAACGTCCGAATCGGTCAACAGGCCTTGGCCGTACTGGATGTGGCACTCCGCGTACCGTGCATCTTTATTATCGACGCCATTTTTAATTCTTACCATGATCCTGGGACTGGATGGGCCGGGACAGCTGGGAGGGTTTTAATAAGAGTTTTTG GTATTTTGGTATCCAGCGTAGTGCTGGTCCTCTCCCAGAAGGCCCTGTTCAAGTTTTATACACTGTTCTTCGCCGTGATGCTGGGCGCTGTGGCTGTCATGATCAACTACTATGCCACATCACACATAGACTTCTACAGTGCCTACTACAAAGCGGCATTGGGCTTCCGGCTGCTTCCACGCAACGGCCCCACGCTCTGGCTGGGTATGGCGGTTGTGCAGCTGCTCTTCGGCCTGGGCTACGTGGTGCTGCTCAACGTCCAGTCCACGTTTGCAGCGCTGGTGTTCCTGGACATCATGATCCCGCTGTGGGGTCTGATTATCGAGCTGCCGGTGGACGTGCGGCAGCTGGTGGCCGTGGCCTCGGGCTTCGTGCTGGCGCTCAACACGGCTGCCTGCTTGCTTCTCAAACTCAAGTGGTTCTACTACTCGTGCCGCTACGTTTACCTGCTGCTGCGCCACATGTACCGCATCTACGGCGTGCAACTGCTGCTGGAGGACACCTGGAAGCGCATCCGCTTCCCGGACGTACTGCGGGTCTTCTGGCTGACGCGCATGACCGCCCAGGCGGTCATCCTGGTCTACGTGGTGAAGGTGGTGCGCCACGAGAGTGGCCAACAGGCCACGCTGACATGGGATGTGTGCTGGGACCTCTTCAGCAACCTGATCATCAGCGGCTGTGACTCCACACTCACCGTGCTGGGCATGAGCGCCGTCATCTCCTCGATGGCACACTACCTGGGCCTGAGCATCCTGGCCTTCATCGGCTCCACCGAGGAGGAGGACAAGCGGCTGGGCTTCGTGGCGCCCGTGCTCTTCTTCATCCTAGCGCTGCAGACGGGCCTGAGCGGCCTGGACCCCGAGGAGCGCCTGGTGCGGCTCAGCCGCAACATGTGCCTGCTGCTGACGGCCATCCTGCACTTCATCCACGGCATGACGGACCCCGTGCTCATGTCGCTCAGCGCCTCGCACGTACTGTCCGTGCGACGCCACCTGCCCGTCCTGCTGGTGTCCCTGGCGCTCTTTGTGCTTCCGGTGGCCCTCAGCTATGCCCTTTGGCACCACTACGCCCTGAACACGTGGCTGTTCGCCGTGACAGCCTTCTGTGTGGAGCTGTGCCTCAAGGTGGTGGTGTCGCTGACGGTGTACACGCTCTTCATGGTGGACGGCTATCACAACGTCCTGTGGGAGCGGCTGGACGACTACGTCTACTACGTGCGGTCCACGGGCAACGTCATCGAGTTCATCTTTGGCGTCATCATGTTCGGCAACGGCGCCTACACCATGATGTTCGAGTCGGGGAGCAAGATCCGCGCCTGCATGATGTGCTTGCATGCATACTTCAACATCTACCTGCAAGCCAGGAATGGCTGGAAGACTTTCATCAACCGCCGCACAGCGGTCAAAAAGATCAACTCTCTGCCAGAGGTCAAGGGTTCCCAGCTGGACGACATTGAGGACGTGTGCGCCATCTGCTACCAAGAGTTCGCCACCTCGGCACGCATCACGCCCTGCCACCACTACTTCCACGCGCTCTGCTTGCGCAAGTGGCTCTACATCCAGGACACGTGCCCCATGTGCCACCAAAAAGTCTACATCGAGGACGAGGCGAGAGACAGGGCGGCGTTCTCCAACAACAATGGCTATGCAGACCCCGGGGGGGACCCGGACGAGTTTGCAGCCCCGGGCAGGGCAGAGGGGGCAGCAGCCGCAGCAGGTGGGGCAGATCCTGACAATGAGCTGCTGGAAGACAATGACAGTATAGAATACGACGAAGATGAGTGGGGCACACTAAACGGAGGCACACCCATAGAGGAGGACTACATTAATGATGATACAGATTCCAATG GGCTTGTGGAGGTTTATGGTGTGAGTGCCTATACGAAGTGGGTGGAGAGGCTTTGA
- the LOC121695860 gene encoding E3 ubiquitin-protein ligase RNF139-like isoform X2, which yields MASTNVRIGQQALAVLDVALRVPCIFIIDAIFNSYHDPGTGWAGTAGRVLIRVFGILVSSVVLVLSQKALFKFYTLFFAVMLGAVAVMINYYATSHIDFYSAYYKAALGFRLLPRNGPTLWLGMAVVQLLFGLGYVVLLNVQSTFAALVFLDIMIPLWGLIIELPVDVRQLVAVASGFVLALNTAACLLLKLKWFYYSCRYVYLLLRHMYRIYGVQLLLEDTWKRIRFPDVLRVFWLTRMTAQAVILVYVVKVVRHESGQQATLTWDVCWDLFSNLIISGCDSTLTVLGMSAVISSMAHYLGLSILAFIGSTEEEDKRLGFVAPVLFFILALQTGLSGLDPEERLVRLSRNMCLLLTAILHFIHGMTDPVLMSLSASHVLSVRRHLPVLLVSLALFVLPVALSYALWHHYALNTWLFAVTAFCVELCLKVVVSLTVYTLFMVDGYHNVLWERLDDYVYYVRSTGNVIEFIFGVIMFGNGAYTMMFESGSKIRACMMCLHAYFNIYLQARNGWKTFINRRTAVKKINSLPEVKGSQLDDIEDVCAICYQEFATSARITPCHHYFHALCLRKWLYIQDTCPMCHQKVYIEDEARDRAAFSNNNGYADPGGDPDEFAAPGRAEGAAAAAGGADPDNELLEDNDSIEYDEDEWGTLNGGTPIEEDYINDDTDSNGD from the exons ATGGCGTCAACTAACGTCCGAATCGGTCAACAGGCCTTGGCCGTACTGGATGTGGCACTCCGCGTACCGTGCATCTTTATTATCGACGCCATTTTTAATTCTTACCATGATCCTGGGACTGGATGGGCCGGGACAGCTGGGAGGGTTTTAATAAGAGTTTTTG GTATTTTGGTATCCAGCGTAGTGCTGGTCCTCTCCCAGAAGGCCCTGTTCAAGTTTTATACACTGTTCTTCGCCGTGATGCTGGGCGCTGTGGCTGTCATGATCAACTACTATGCCACATCACACATAGACTTCTACAGTGCCTACTACAAAGCGGCATTGGGCTTCCGGCTGCTTCCACGCAACGGCCCCACGCTCTGGCTGGGTATGGCGGTTGTGCAGCTGCTCTTCGGCCTGGGCTACGTGGTGCTGCTCAACGTCCAGTCCACGTTTGCAGCGCTGGTGTTCCTGGACATCATGATCCCGCTGTGGGGTCTGATTATCGAGCTGCCGGTGGACGTGCGGCAGCTGGTGGCCGTGGCCTCGGGCTTCGTGCTGGCGCTCAACACGGCTGCCTGCTTGCTTCTCAAACTCAAGTGGTTCTACTACTCGTGCCGCTACGTTTACCTGCTGCTGCGCCACATGTACCGCATCTACGGCGTGCAACTGCTGCTGGAGGACACCTGGAAGCGCATCCGCTTCCCGGACGTACTGCGGGTCTTCTGGCTGACGCGCATGACCGCCCAGGCGGTCATCCTGGTCTACGTGGTGAAGGTGGTGCGCCACGAGAGTGGCCAACAGGCCACGCTGACATGGGATGTGTGCTGGGACCTCTTCAGCAACCTGATCATCAGCGGCTGTGACTCCACACTCACCGTGCTGGGCATGAGCGCCGTCATCTCCTCGATGGCACACTACCTGGGCCTGAGCATCCTGGCCTTCATCGGCTCCACCGAGGAGGAGGACAAGCGGCTGGGCTTCGTGGCGCCCGTGCTCTTCTTCATCCTAGCGCTGCAGACGGGCCTGAGCGGCCTGGACCCCGAGGAGCGCCTGGTGCGGCTCAGCCGCAACATGTGCCTGCTGCTGACGGCCATCCTGCACTTCATCCACGGCATGACGGACCCCGTGCTCATGTCGCTCAGCGCCTCGCACGTACTGTCCGTGCGACGCCACCTGCCCGTCCTGCTGGTGTCCCTGGCGCTCTTTGTGCTTCCGGTGGCCCTCAGCTATGCCCTTTGGCACCACTACGCCCTGAACACGTGGCTGTTCGCCGTGACAGCCTTCTGTGTGGAGCTGTGCCTCAAGGTGGTGGTGTCGCTGACGGTGTACACGCTCTTCATGGTGGACGGCTATCACAACGTCCTGTGGGAGCGGCTGGACGACTACGTCTACTACGTGCGGTCCACGGGCAACGTCATCGAGTTCATCTTTGGCGTCATCATGTTCGGCAACGGCGCCTACACCATGATGTTCGAGTCGGGGAGCAAGATCCGCGCCTGCATGATGTGCTTGCATGCATACTTCAACATCTACCTGCAAGCCAGGAATGGCTGGAAGACTTTCATCAACCGCCGCACAGCGGTCAAAAAGATCAACTCTCTGCCAGAGGTCAAGGGTTCCCAGCTGGACGACATTGAGGACGTGTGCGCCATCTGCTACCAAGAGTTCGCCACCTCGGCACGCATCACGCCCTGCCACCACTACTTCCACGCGCTCTGCTTGCGCAAGTGGCTCTACATCCAGGACACGTGCCCCATGTGCCACCAAAAAGTCTACATCGAGGACGAGGCGAGAGACAGGGCGGCGTTCTCCAACAACAATGGCTATGCAGACCCCGGGGGGGACCCGGACGAGTTTGCAGCCCCGGGCAGGGCAGAGGGGGCAGCAGCCGCAGCAGGTGGGGCAGATCCTGACAATGAGCTGCTGGAAGACAATGACAGTATAGAATACGACGAAGATGAGTGGGGCACACTAAACGGAGGCACACCCATAGAGGAGGACTACATTAATGATGATACAGATTCCAATGGCGATTGA